The Cryptomeria japonica chromosome 2, Sugi_1.0, whole genome shotgun sequence region CTTatgttttttatggtttgaaaaggtCATATTGTGCGCACCTTatgacaatttaatttttttttgaagtgtggcacctttttggtaccacaacttcgtgcatacaCCCTTAAGTAACCACATTGAGAAACCTTAGAGGAAAAGTTAGTAGTTGACTTCTACTTGTGCAAATTAACTTAATCTTATCCTTTTAATGTTTAAATAGTTCATTTAATAGTTTAAAAATAAAATCACTCTTTTTCCAGAATGTTAGTTGTTTTTCCTAGGGTTTCTTGGTAGGGTGTTACATCATTTCTAACCTCGTATTTGTAAAATCATAATTCCCCTCCTACATTGGCATAATTCTAAATCTTTTTGAATTTTAGTTTAGTCTactatattttatattttgtatAATATAATTgttctttattttttattgaattttatattttttaatggtaGATATATTATGTGTTTAGTATTTAATTGTGTTtttcattataaatttatattaaaattatatttattgttattatacattggattttatataatatatatttttaaataaaaatatattataatatataatattgattaaaatattaaatatattatatgttaagcatttatttatatttattatttaatatggtTAGAAGTGATTCACTTAATAAAATGATGAGTTTTTGTCACTTTATGACTTGTTATTTTTTCGTTCATTATTTTGGTTGTTTGTTTCCCATTTTTTCATCCTTGCCATTTATTTTCTCATTTTATCCATTATTTGTTTATAAAAGATTATTTTATTATGCTTTAGTAGGGTTTCACAATATCTTTCCACCAAATTGTGTTCATTTTTTCTCGCCGATATCATTGACAACATGGCACCATATGTGTAATATAGCATGCAATTTTTTTGAATGGTATGCAACACAAACGAATGAATAGCCATCATCGTAGAGGCCCTTTTGTCTCCATccatcaactctctctctctctctctctctctccatttgtgtgtgtgtgggtggagatattcctttttttttttaaaatctcctTACCTCTCTCTCAATCATTCCCTCTCCCTATTGTAAACATAACATGGGCCTATTGGTAATATAGCCTTATTGTCTTCTTGATTTAGAGGTTTTATTTCAATCATGTTTGTATCCTTTTAACTAGATGCAAAATTTATTTAAAGCTATTACTTCTCCTTTAAGACCTTTGTAGCATAAAAAACATCATTTTCTATATAGCCTATCAGTGGACCTCgtgtaattttttatattaaatcaaGAAATCCACTTCCTTATTGCACAAATGtatacaaaaaataaacaaaaaaaataataattaaactttTTCGACAtccccattgcacaccaagatgcagtTGCTAATTTTAATGATATAAAACACACAAAATCTAAGAAACTAATGAAAACACAAGCGAAAATAATAACATTAAACAACACAattaaaaaattgtgtttttggCAGAGCATTCTAGTTAAAAGAAGACGACATCCAAAAAAACATAGGCCTCACACAGGCACAAGATGAGTCAGTGCATCTGGTACACCCACTTTCAATGTTCATCTATATCTCTCTCAACAGACTACTGTTTTCCTCTGATTTCACTTTGTGGGCATTGAAACCAAAGGCTAAAACATGTCCTCGTTGGAATTTGATGAAATGGCAGTGTCTGAGAGAGGACCAGACTTGGACATTGTAATTGCAGGTGGGGGATTGGCAGGTTTGTCTCTTGCGCTTGCCCTTCAACACAGAAATGTCGAAGCCCATGTCTTCGAATATCACCCATATTTTAAGGCTGATACGGCCACTGCAATAGGCATTGGTCCCAATGGTGTCACTGCTCTTGAAGGGATTAAGTCTGGCTTGAGCTCCATCATCTCCCAAGCAGGCTCTTACACAAATAATATCAAGCTCACCTATTTTAGAGACGGGAAGGAAGATCCGCCTAGAATAACAAACGTGCCGCCCAAGAAATATATTACTGTTAGGTGGAAATCTGTGCAGGAAATCTTGGCAAGTTTAGTGGATAACAAAAGAATTGTTTTCTCCCATAAGCTTATAGGGTATCGGCCTTCAAAGGTCTGTGTCTCTTGTTCTTGCTCTGTTTTTGTTGTAATTTCCCCAGAAAATGTTTGATTACATATTGTATGCAATTGCAGGGCGGTGTTGAGGCCTATTTTAGATGTGGAAATGCCTTGGATAGAATTAAAGTTGTGTGGACTAAGCTTTTAATTGGAGCAGATGGAATATGGTCTGCTGTAAGAAAACAGATGGTGGGGGATTCTCCAAGGTACCTCAATTTGGTGCATTGGAATGCACTGCTGTACAACCCAGATCTCAAGTAAGCATTAGAGTTAGTTATGATTATGTATTGCAACGGATTTGTGTTTTACCCTAACTTGAACATGGGATTTAGCAGAGTTTATAAGGGCATAAAAGAGGGGGAAATTATTGCGCGAACAATGGAGAATATGCAGGCCCATAGCATTATAGCCCATGCAGGTACCCATTTAGCTTTTGGTTAGACCTTTAGGGAACAATGATCTACTGCAAATTTCTCCTTTAATCGCTGAAGAACAGGAGATTTGTTTTGTGGTAGGTTTTTATAGAGGCCCCAAATGGGACTGTTTTCCACACTCCTGGATTTTGATATCATGGCTTAGTTCAGTGGAAAGTTTGAATTTGCAATCCATTTAAACAGGAGAAGTAGCAGTTTTTGTA contains the following coding sequences:
- the LOC131873624 gene encoding zeaxanthin epoxidase, chloroplastic-like isoform X3, coding for MSSLEFDEMAVSERGPDLDIVIAGGGLAGLSLALALQHRNVEAHVFEYHPYFKADTATAIGIGPNGVTALEGIKSGLSSIISQAGSYTNNIKLTYFRDGKEDPPRITNVPPKKYITVRWKSVQEILASLVDNKRIVFSHKLIGYRPSKGGVEAYFRCGNALDRIKVVWTKLLIGADGIWSAVRKQMVGDSPRYLNLVHWNALLYNPDLNRVYKGIKEGEIIARTMENMQAHSIIAHAGDYTLWVLRTKDESEDLANSLVGGRGGIGIPGCKARALKQLDGLEGWDSVREVIDATSEDIISERKIMDRLPLDKWTDADGHVLLIGDAAHAQYVGPGQGARTAFEDAHQLSLLLQHVSHSSFTEESIRDAVKSF
- the LOC131873624 gene encoding zeaxanthin epoxidase, chloroplastic-like isoform X1, translated to MSSLEFDEMAVSERGPDLDIVIAGGGLAGLSLALALQHRNVEAHVFEYHPYFKADTATAIGIGPNGVTALEGIKSGLSSIISQAGSYTNNIKLTYFRDGKEDPPRITNVPPKKYITVRWKSVQEILASLVDNKRIVFSHKLIGYRPSKGGVEAYFRCGNALDRIKVVWTKLLIGADGIWSAVRKQMVGDSPRYLNLVHWNALLYNPDLNRVYKGIKEGEIIARTMENMQAHSIIAHAGDYTLWVLRTKDESEDLANSLVGGRGGIGIPGCKARALKQLDGLEGWDSVREVIDATSEDIISERKIMDRLPLDKWTDADGHVLLIGDAAHAQYVGPGQGARTAFEDAHQLSLLLQHVSHSSFTEESIRDAVKRFEEVRIPRMKKMQQFAAYSTRLPKFQPEWFQNLTMEERLRVHEEYTKWVYSYPNKQECDPDSIFFK
- the LOC131873624 gene encoding zeaxanthin epoxidase, chloroplastic-like isoform X4, with product MSSLEFDEMAVSERGPDLDIVIAGGGLAGLSLALALQHRNVEAHVFEYHPYFKADTATAIGIGPNGVTALEGIKSGLSSIISQAGSYTNNIKLTYFRDGKEDPPRITNVPPKKYITVRWKSVQEILASLVDNKRIVFSHKLIGYRPSKGGVEAYFRCGNALDRIKVVWTKLLIGADGIWSAVRKQMVGDSPRYLNLVHWNALLYNPDLNRVYKGIKEGEIIARTMENMQAHSIIAHAGDYTLWVLRTKDESEDLANSLVGGRGGIGIPGCKARALKQLDGLEGWDSVREVIDATSEDIISERKIMDRLPLDKWTDADGHVLLIGDAAHAQYVGPGQGARTAFEDAHQLSLLLQHV
- the LOC131873624 gene encoding zeaxanthin epoxidase, chloroplastic-like isoform X2; amino-acid sequence: MSSLEFDEMAVSERGPDLDIVIAGGGLAGLSLALALQHRNVEAHVFEYHPYFKADTATAIGIGPNGVTALEGIKSGLSSIISQAGSYTNNIKLTYFRDGKEDPPRITNVPPKKYITVRWKSVQEILASLVDNKRIVFSHKLIGYRPSKGGVEAYFRCGNALDRIKVVWTKLLIGADGIWSAVRKQMVGDSPRYLNLVHWNALLYNPDLKVYKGIKEGEIIARTMENMQAHSIIAHAGDYTLWVLRTKDESEDLANSLVGGRGGIGIPGCKARALKQLDGLEGWDSVREVIDATSEDIISERKIMDRLPLDKWTDADGHVLLIGDAAHAQYVGPGQGARTAFEDAHQLSLLLQHVSHSSFTEESIRDAVKRFEEVRIPRMKKMQQFAAYSTRLPKFQPEWFQNLTMEERLRVHEEYTKWVYSYPNKQECDPDSIFFK